Proteins encoded together in one Pseudomonas sp. TCU-HL1 window:
- a CDS encoding peptidoglycan D,D-transpeptidase FtsI family protein, whose product MMKLEGALFPWRFRVVLGLLAIMVGAISWRIVDLHVIDRDFLKAHGDARSVRHIPIPAHRGLITDRNGEPLAVSTPVTTLWANPKDLMGLRDQWARIAQVLGQDPKVFAQRIEQNANREFMYLVRGLTPEQGQAILANKLPGVYGIEEFRRFYPAGEVTAHMVGFTDVDDRGREGVELSFDEWLAGVPGKRQVLKDRRGRLIKDVQVARNAKPGKTLALSVDLRLQYLAHRELRNALVENGAKAGSLVIVDVKTGEVLAMANQPTYNPNNRRSLQPAAMRNRAMIDVFEPGSTVKPFSMSAALESGRWKPTDTVDVYPGTLQIGRYTIRDVSRATGALDLTGILIKSSNVGISKIAFDIGAESIYRVMQQVGLGQDTGLGFPGERVGNLPNHRKWPKAETATLAYGYGLSVTAIQLAHAYSVIANNGKSVPLSLTRTDSQVDGVQVIDEQVAKTLQGMLQQVVEAPGGVFRAQVPGYHVSGKSGTARKASVGTKGYTQNAYRSLFAGFAPSTNPRIAMVVVIDEPSKAGYFGGLVSAPVFGKVMAGALRLMNVVPDNLPTEEQQTANAANGKGGRI is encoded by the coding sequence CCCGATCCCGGCTCACCGCGGCCTGATCACCGACCGCAATGGCGAGCCCCTGGCCGTCAGTACCCCGGTGACCACGCTCTGGGCCAACCCCAAGGATCTGATGGGCCTGCGCGACCAGTGGGCTCGAATCGCCCAGGTGCTGGGGCAGGATCCGAAGGTCTTCGCCCAGCGAATCGAGCAGAACGCCAATCGCGAGTTCATGTACCTGGTGCGCGGCCTGACCCCGGAACAGGGGCAGGCGATCCTCGCCAACAAGCTGCCGGGTGTGTATGGCATCGAGGAGTTCCGTCGTTTCTACCCGGCCGGCGAAGTGACCGCCCATATGGTGGGCTTCACCGATGTCGATGACCGTGGTCGTGAGGGCGTCGAGCTCTCCTTTGATGAGTGGCTGGCCGGTGTGCCCGGCAAGCGTCAGGTGCTCAAGGATCGCCGCGGCCGTCTGATCAAGGATGTACAAGTCGCCCGCAACGCCAAGCCGGGCAAGACACTCGCACTGTCCGTCGACCTGCGCCTGCAATACCTGGCCCACCGGGAGCTGCGCAATGCCCTGGTGGAAAACGGAGCCAAGGCTGGCAGCCTGGTGATCGTGGACGTGAAAACTGGCGAAGTGCTGGCCATGGCCAACCAGCCCACCTACAACCCGAACAACCGCCGCAGCCTGCAACCGGCAGCCATGCGCAACCGGGCGATGATCGACGTGTTCGAGCCCGGCTCTACGGTCAAACCGTTCTCCATGAGCGCTGCGCTGGAAAGTGGACGCTGGAAACCTACCGATACGGTGGATGTCTATCCCGGCACCCTGCAGATCGGCCGCTATACCATTCGTGACGTTTCGCGCGCCACCGGTGCTCTGGACCTCACCGGCATCCTGATCAAGTCGAGCAACGTCGGCATCAGTAAGATCGCCTTCGACATCGGCGCGGAGTCCATCTATCGAGTGATGCAGCAGGTGGGCCTGGGGCAGGACACCGGCCTCGGTTTCCCCGGCGAGCGCGTCGGCAATTTGCCCAACCACCGCAAGTGGCCCAAGGCCGAGACCGCGACCCTGGCCTACGGCTATGGACTTTCGGTGACGGCCATCCAGCTGGCCCACGCCTATTCGGTCATCGCCAACAACGGCAAGAGCGTTCCGCTGTCCCTGACCCGTACCGACAGTCAGGTCGATGGCGTGCAGGTGATCGACGAGCAGGTCGCCAAGACCCTCCAGGGCATGCTCCAGCAAGTCGTCGAGGCGCCGGGCGGTGTGTTCCGTGCCCAGGTGCCGGGTTACCACGTGTCCGGCAAGAGTGGTACGGCACGTAAGGCGAGTGTAGGAACCAAGGGGTACACCCAGAACGCCTATCGCTCGCTGTTTGCAGGCTTCGCCCCGTCCACCAACCCGAGAATCGCGATGGTGGTAGTGATCGACGAACCCAGCAAGGCGGGTTATTTCGGCGGCCTGGTTTCGGCCCCGGTCTTTGGCAAGGTCATGGCCGGTGCGCTGCGACTGATGAACGTCGTGCCGGACAACCTGCCCACCGAGGAACAACAGACCGCGAACGCGGCCAACGGCAAAGGAGGGCGGATCTGA
- the murE gene encoding UDP-N-acetylmuramoyl-L-alanyl-D-glutamate--2,6-diaminopimelate ligase gives MPMPLNQLLPQAQGATLIRELTLDSRKVRPGDLFLAVPGAQHDGRAHIADAVSRGAVAVAYESTNAQVTEVVGAELIPIKGLAGQLSAIAGRFYGEPSRALRLVGVTGTNGKTSVSQLLAQALDQLGERCGIVGTLGTGFCGELESGRHTTPDPLAVQATLANLKQAGARAVAMEVSSHGLEQGRVAALDFDVAVFTNLSRDHLDFHGSMEAYAVAKAKLFSWPNLRARVINLDDELGRQLAAEQRESRLFSYSLEDADAFLYCREARFDDHGVRAQLVTPQGEGLLRSPLLGRFNLSNLLAVVGALLAMDYPLDEVLHVLPSLQGPVGRMQRLGGGEKPLVVVDYAHTPDALEKVLQALRPHVTGRLLCLFGCGGDRDRGKRPLMAAVAERLADRVLVTDDNPRSEDPAQIFADIRTGFDVADNAEFVAGRGLAIAQLISSAAAADVVLLAGKGHEDYQEIAGERHPFSDLDEAAKALDAWEVPHA, from the coding sequence ATGCCCATGCCACTGAACCAGCTACTGCCCCAGGCGCAAGGCGCCACCTTGATTCGTGAACTGACCCTGGACAGTCGCAAGGTGCGTCCGGGCGACTTGTTCCTGGCCGTGCCCGGTGCCCAGCACGACGGCCGTGCACACATCGCTGACGCCGTCTCTCGTGGCGCCGTCGCTGTGGCTTATGAGTCGACCAATGCCCAGGTGACTGAAGTCGTGGGTGCCGAACTGATCCCGATCAAGGGGTTGGCCGGCCAACTGTCGGCAATTGCGGGCCGTTTCTACGGTGAGCCGAGTCGCGCGCTGCGCCTGGTGGGGGTCACCGGTACCAATGGCAAGACCAGTGTCAGCCAGCTGCTGGCTCAGGCGCTTGACCAGTTGGGCGAGCGTTGCGGGATTGTCGGCACCCTGGGGACCGGCTTCTGTGGCGAGTTGGAAAGCGGTCGCCATACCACGCCTGATCCCCTGGCCGTGCAGGCCACCCTGGCGAATCTGAAGCAGGCTGGTGCCCGCGCCGTAGCCATGGAAGTGTCCTCCCACGGCCTTGAGCAGGGCCGTGTTGCCGCGCTGGATTTCGATGTTGCGGTGTTTACCAATCTGTCTCGCGACCACCTGGACTTCCACGGTTCCATGGAGGCCTACGCAGTGGCCAAGGCCAAGCTGTTCAGCTGGCCCAACCTGCGCGCGCGGGTGATCAATCTCGATGACGAGCTCGGTCGCCAACTGGCTGCTGAGCAGCGCGAGTCCCGCCTTTTCAGTTACAGCCTGGAAGACGCCGACGCATTCCTTTACTGCCGTGAAGCCCGGTTCGATGATCACGGAGTACGTGCCCAACTGGTCACTCCGCAAGGCGAAGGCCTGCTGCGTAGCCCGCTGCTGGGCCGATTCAACCTGAGCAACCTGTTGGCCGTGGTCGGTGCGCTGCTGGCCATGGACTATCCGCTGGATGAAGTGCTGCATGTCCTGCCGTCGCTGCAAGGCCCGGTCGGCCGCATGCAGCGCCTGGGCGGCGGCGAGAAGCCCCTGGTGGTGGTGGACTATGCCCACACGCCGGACGCGCTGGAGAAAGTCCTGCAGGCATTGCGTCCCCATGTCACCGGTCGCCTCCTCTGCCTGTTCGGCTGTGGTGGTGACCGGGATCGCGGCAAGCGTCCGCTGATGGCCGCGGTTGCCGAGCGCCTGGCGGATCGCGTCCTGGTAACCGATGACAACCCGCGCAGTGAAGACCCGGCGCAGATCTTCGCCGATATCCGTACGGGTTTCGACGTGGCGGACAACGCGGAGTTCGTCGCGGGCCGCGGCCTGGCCATCGCCCAACTGATCAGTTCCGCTGCTGCTGCTGATGTAGTGCTGCTGGCTGGCAAAGGCCATGAGGATTACCAGGAAATCGCTGGCGAGCGCCATCCCTTCTCGGATCTGGATGAAGCGGCCAAGGCGCTGGATGCCTGGGAGGTGCCCCATGCTTAA
- a CDS encoding UDP-N-acetylmuramoyl-tripeptide--D-alanyl-D-alanine ligase, with amino-acid sequence MLKPFRLSELLGPLQAELVGADVSFTGVSSDSRKIEVGQLFVALVGPRFDGHDYLADVAAKGAVAALVQRKVANAPIPQLLVGDTREGLGRLGAYNRDGFTGRVAAVTGSSGKTTVKEMLASILRTQGSVLATRGNLNNDLGVPLTLLELGAEHDSAVIELGASRVGEILYTVGLTRPQVAIVNNAGTAHVGEFGGPEKIVEAKGEILEGLTADGVAVLNRDDRAYSTWYTRAAGRKVLSFAVADTGADLRAENLTRDARGCMAFHLLGVAGEADIQLNLLGAHNVANALAAAAAAHALGVPLVGIKTGLENLQPVKGRAVAQLATSGMRVIDDSYNANPASMLAAVDILAGFSGRTILVLGDMGELGEWAEQGHRDVGEYARGKVSALYAVGPLMAYAVTAFGDQGRHFADQASLLQALTSEQDKNTTILIKGSRSAAMDKIVAAFCGTGEAH; translated from the coding sequence ATGCTTAAGCCGTTCCGCCTGTCCGAACTCCTCGGGCCGCTGCAGGCCGAGCTGGTGGGAGCCGACGTCAGCTTCACCGGCGTCTCCAGTGACAGCCGCAAGATTGAGGTCGGGCAACTGTTCGTTGCCCTCGTCGGCCCGCGTTTCGATGGTCATGACTACCTGGCCGATGTGGCTGCGAAGGGCGCAGTGGCCGCTCTGGTGCAGCGCAAAGTCGCCAATGCCCCGATTCCGCAGTTGCTGGTGGGCGACACCCGCGAAGGCCTCGGCCGTCTGGGGGCCTACAATCGTGACGGTTTCACCGGCCGGGTAGCGGCAGTCACCGGGTCCAGCGGCAAGACCACGGTCAAGGAAATGCTTGCCAGCATCCTGCGCACCCAGGGCAGTGTCCTGGCTACCCGTGGCAACCTGAACAACGACCTCGGTGTCCCGCTGACTCTGCTGGAGCTGGGGGCCGAACACGACAGCGCGGTGATCGAGCTGGGCGCCTCGCGCGTTGGCGAGATTCTTTACACCGTTGGCCTTACCCGGCCCCAGGTCGCCATCGTCAACAACGCCGGGACTGCCCACGTGGGCGAGTTCGGCGGTCCGGAAAAGATCGTCGAAGCCAAGGGTGAAATTCTCGAAGGCCTGACCGCTGATGGTGTGGCCGTGCTGAATCGGGACGATCGCGCCTACTCCACCTGGTACACCCGTGCCGCTGGCCGCAAGGTGCTGAGCTTTGCCGTGGCGGATACCGGCGCAGACCTGCGTGCCGAGAACTTGACCCGCGATGCCCGTGGTTGCATGGCTTTCCACCTCCTCGGTGTTGCCGGCGAAGCGGACATTCAGCTCAACCTGTTGGGGGCGCACAACGTCGCCAATGCCCTGGCCGCCGCCGCCGCCGCGCATGCCCTGGGCGTGCCGCTGGTCGGGATCAAGACCGGTCTGGAGAACCTGCAGCCTGTCAAAGGCCGCGCCGTAGCGCAGCTCGCCACCAGCGGCATGCGCGTGATCGACGACAGCTACAACGCCAACCCCGCGTCGATGCTCGCCGCCGTTGATATACTCGCCGGCTTTTCCGGTCGCACCATCCTGGTGCTCGGGGATATGGGCGAACTTGGCGAATGGGCCGAGCAAGGCCACCGCGATGTCGGTGAATACGCGCGCGGAAAAGTCAGTGCGCTGTATGCCGTCGGTCCGCTGATGGCCTATGCAGTCACTGCCTTCGGTGACCAGGGTCGCCACTTCGCTGATCAGGCCAGCCTGCTTCAGGCACTGACCAGCGAGCAGGACAAAAACACCACAATTCTGATCAAAGGCTCCCGCAGCGCGGCGATGGACAAAATCGTCGCGGCGTTCTGCGGGACGGGGGAGGCTCACTAA
- the mraY gene encoding phospho-N-acetylmuramoyl-pentapeptide-transferase yields the protein MLLLLAEYLQQFYKGFGVFQYLTLRGILGVLTALSLSLWLGPWMIRTLQIRQIGQAVRNDGPQSHLSKSGTPTMGGALILTAIAISTLLWADLSNRYVWVVLAVTLAFGAIGWVDDYRKVIEKNSRGLPSRWKYFWQSVFGVAAAIFLYMTASTPAETTLILPLVKNIEIPLGIGFVVLTYFVIVGSSNAVNLTDGLDGLAIMPTVMVGGALGIFCYLSGNIKFAEYLLIPYVPGSGELIVFCAALVGAGLGFLWFNTYPAQVFMGDVGALALGAALGTIAVIVRQEVVLFIMGGVFVMETLSVMIQVASFKLTGRRVFRMAPIHHHFELKGWPEPRVIVRFWIITVILVLIGLATLKLR from the coding sequence ATGCTGCTGCTGCTCGCTGAGTACCTGCAACAGTTCTATAAAGGGTTCGGCGTATTCCAGTACCTGACCCTGCGCGGGATTCTCGGCGTCCTGACAGCGCTGTCGCTGTCGCTCTGGCTGGGGCCCTGGATGATCCGCACCCTGCAGATCCGCCAGATTGGCCAGGCTGTGCGTAACGATGGCCCGCAATCGCACCTGTCGAAATCCGGTACGCCGACCATGGGTGGCGCGCTGATCCTGACCGCCATCGCTATCAGCACCCTGCTCTGGGCCGACCTGTCCAACCGCTATGTCTGGGTTGTGCTGGCCGTGACGCTCGCCTTCGGCGCAATCGGCTGGGTGGATGACTACCGCAAGGTGATCGAGAAGAACTCCCGCGGCCTGCCGAGCCGCTGGAAGTACTTCTGGCAGTCTGTATTCGGCGTCGCCGCTGCGATCTTCCTTTATATGACTGCCAGCACACCGGCCGAGACCACCCTGATCCTGCCGCTGGTGAAGAACATCGAGATCCCGCTGGGTATCGGCTTCGTGGTGCTGACCTACTTCGTGATCGTCGGCTCCAGCAATGCGGTGAACCTGACCGATGGTCTTGACGGCCTGGCCATCATGCCCACCGTCATGGTCGGCGGTGCTCTGGGGATCTTCTGCTACCTGTCGGGCAACATCAAATTCGCCGAGTACCTGCTGATTCCCTATGTGCCGGGCTCGGGCGAACTGATTGTGTTCTGCGCGGCGCTGGTCGGCGCGGGGCTTGGTTTCCTCTGGTTCAACACTTACCCGGCCCAGGTATTCATGGGCGACGTTGGCGCGCTGGCCCTGGGCGCGGCGCTGGGCACCATCGCCGTGATCGTGCGCCAGGAAGTGGTGCTGTTCATCATGGGCGGCGTGTTCGTCATGGAAACCCTTTCGGTGATGATCCAGGTCGCCTCCTTCAAGCTGACCGGTCGTCGTGTGTTCCGCATGGCCCCTATCCACCACCATTTTGAGCTGAAAGGCTGGCCCGAACCCCGGGTCATCGTACGGTTCTGGATCATCACTGTGATTTTGGTGCTGATCGGTCTGGCCACCCTGAAACTGAGGTAA
- the murD gene encoding UDP-N-acetylmuramoyl-L-alanine--D-glutamate ligase: MTLIASDQFRIVVGLGKSGMSLVRFLALQGVPFAVADTRANPPELASLQSQYPQVEVRCGELDPDFLSRASELYVSPGLALATPALQEAARRGVKLSGDIELFTRHAKAPIVAITGSNAKSTVTTLVGDMARAAGKRVAVGGNIGTPALDLLADDIELYVLELSSFQLETTDRLNAEVATVLNVSEDHMDRYADMQAYHLAKHRIFRGARQVVVNRGDALSRPLVADQLPCWPFGLNKPDFKSFGLIEEGGEKYLAYQFDTLMPVRDLKIRGAHNQANALAALALGHAVGLPLEPMLDTLRTFAGLDHRCQWVRELRGVSYYNDSKATNVGAALAAIEGLGADIEGKLVLIAGGDGKGADFSGLKVPVVRFCRAVVLLGRDAELIAGVLGDDVPLVRVNTLDEAVQRCAELAEPGDAVLLSPACASLDMFKNFEERGRLFAQAAEGLA; encoded by the coding sequence GTGACGTTGATCGCTTCCGACCAGTTCCGCATCGTTGTCGGCCTCGGCAAGAGCGGCATGTCCCTGGTGCGCTTCCTGGCGCTTCAGGGCGTTCCGTTTGCCGTGGCTGATACCCGCGCGAACCCGCCGGAGCTGGCGTCGCTTCAGAGCCAGTACCCGCAGGTTGAAGTACGCTGCGGTGAACTGGATCCGGACTTCCTCAGTCGCGCGAGCGAGCTTTACGTGAGCCCGGGCCTGGCCCTGGCGACTCCCGCCTTGCAGGAAGCAGCGCGGCGTGGTGTGAAGCTGTCCGGGGATATCGAACTCTTCACCCGCCATGCCAAGGCCCCGATCGTGGCCATTACCGGCTCCAACGCCAAGAGCACCGTCACCACCCTGGTTGGTGACATGGCCAGGGCGGCCGGCAAGCGAGTTGCCGTGGGTGGAAACATCGGTACGCCGGCGCTCGATCTGCTGGCCGACGATATCGAGCTCTACGTGCTTGAACTCTCCAGCTTCCAGCTGGAGACCACTGATCGGCTGAACGCTGAAGTAGCCACCGTGCTCAATGTCAGCGAAGACCACATGGACCGCTATGCCGACATGCAGGCCTATCACCTCGCCAAGCACCGCATTTTCCGCGGCGCGCGTCAGGTGGTGGTCAATCGTGGCGATGCCCTGTCGCGTCCTTTGGTGGCTGACCAGCTGCCGTGCTGGCCCTTCGGCCTGAACAAGCCGGATTTCAAGTCCTTCGGTCTGATCGAAGAGGGCGGCGAGAAGTACCTCGCGTACCAGTTCGACACGCTGATGCCGGTGCGCGACCTGAAGATCCGGGGCGCGCACAACCAGGCCAATGCCCTGGCGGCGCTTGCCCTGGGGCATGCGGTTGGGCTGCCACTCGAACCCATGCTGGACACCCTGCGGACCTTTGCCGGCCTGGACCATCGTTGCCAGTGGGTGCGCGAGTTGCGAGGCGTGTCCTACTACAACGATTCCAAGGCCACCAACGTTGGCGCGGCCCTGGCAGCCATCGAAGGCTTGGGTGCCGATATCGAAGGCAAGTTGGTGCTGATCGCCGGTGGCGACGGCAAGGGCGCTGATTTCTCCGGCCTCAAGGTTCCGGTAGTTCGCTTCTGCCGCGCCGTTGTGCTGCTCGGTCGCGATGCCGAGCTGATCGCCGGTGTCCTGGGCGATGACGTGCCGCTGGTGCGGGTCAATACCCTGGACGAAGCGGTTCAGCGTTGCGCCGAACTGGCTGAACCAGGAGATGCCGTGCTGCTGTCGCCAGCCTGCGCCAGCCTGGATATGTTCAAGAACTTCGAAGAACGCGGGCGTCTTTTCGCCCAGGCTGCGGAGGGGCTCGCCTGA
- the ftsW gene encoding putative lipid II flippase FtsW, producing the protein MLARLLAAPSPLRSRRGIDIDFPLLAGCLSLLGLGLVMITSASSEVAAAQAGNPLYHMIRHLIYLSIGLVAGLLTLQVPMAFWQRHGARLMLAAFILLILVLLPGIGREVNGAKRWIGFGLFNLQPSELAKLFTVMFIAGYLVRRQDEVREKLTGFIKPMLVLGPIAVLLLAEPDFGATVVLVGSCIAMLFLGGINLVRFIPLAGAVLAAGVLVMTSQSYRMQRLTNFIDPWADQYGAGYQLSQALIAFGRGEWFGVGLGNSIQKQFYLPEAHTDFVFAVLAEELGMVGALATVGLFVFVSVRALYIGLWAEKARQYFSAYVAYGLAFLWIGQVLINIGVNVGLLPTKGLTLPFLSYGGSSLVICCVSLALLLRIEWERRTQLGDEEVEFVESDFFDEEVRP; encoded by the coding sequence ATGCTGGCCCGTCTGCTCGCCGCCCCGTCGCCGCTGCGCAGTCGCCGCGGCATCGACATCGACTTCCCACTGCTGGCCGGGTGCCTGTCGCTGCTCGGCCTTGGCCTGGTGATGATCACGTCGGCCTCGTCGGAAGTGGCTGCTGCGCAGGCCGGCAACCCGCTGTATCACATGATTCGCCATCTGATTTACCTCTCCATCGGGCTGGTGGCTGGTCTGCTGACCCTGCAAGTGCCGATGGCGTTCTGGCAACGCCACGGTGCGCGCTTGATGCTGGCGGCTTTCATTCTGCTGATCCTGGTGCTGCTGCCTGGCATCGGTCGTGAGGTCAACGGCGCCAAGCGCTGGATCGGTTTCGGCCTGTTCAACCTGCAGCCGTCCGAGTTGGCAAAGCTGTTCACCGTGATGTTCATCGCTGGCTACCTGGTGCGTCGCCAGGATGAAGTGCGCGAGAAACTCACTGGCTTCATCAAGCCGATGCTGGTACTGGGCCCCATTGCCGTACTGCTGCTGGCCGAGCCGGACTTCGGTGCCACCGTGGTTCTGGTGGGTTCCTGCATTGCCATGCTGTTCCTCGGCGGTATCAACCTGGTGCGTTTCATTCCCCTGGCCGGGGCGGTTCTGGCCGCGGGCGTGCTGGTCATGACCAGCCAGAGCTACCGGATGCAGCGCCTGACCAACTTCATCGACCCCTGGGCTGACCAGTACGGCGCCGGCTATCAGTTGAGCCAGGCGCTGATCGCGTTCGGTCGCGGCGAGTGGTTCGGTGTAGGCCTGGGCAACAGCATCCAGAAGCAGTTCTACCTGCCGGAAGCCCATACCGACTTCGTCTTCGCCGTACTGGCCGAGGAACTGGGCATGGTTGGCGCTCTGGCCACTGTCGGGCTGTTCGTCTTCGTCAGCGTCCGGGCGCTCTATATCGGCCTGTGGGCCGAGAAGGCGCGCCAGTACTTCTCCGCCTATGTGGCTTACGGCTTGGCATTCCTCTGGATCGGTCAGGTTCTGATCAACATCGGTGTGAATGTCGGCCTGCTGCCGACCAAGGGGCTGACCCTTCCTTTCCTCAGCTACGGTGGCAGCTCCCTGGTGATCTGCTGCGTCAGCCTGGCACTGCTGCTGCGCATCGAATGGGAGCGGCGTACCCAGCTGGGCGACGAGGAAGTCGAGTTCGTCGAAAGCGATTTCTTCGACGAGGAGGTGCGCCCATGA
- the murG gene encoding undecaprenyldiphospho-muramoylpentapeptide beta-N-acetylglucosaminyltransferase — protein sequence MSGNVLIMAGGTGGHVFPALACAREFQARGFNVHWLGTPKGIENELVPQAGLPLHLIQVSGLRGKGLKSLLKAPFELLKSLFQARRVVRELKPVCVLGMGGYVTGPGGLAARLSGVPLIIHEQNAVAGTANRSLVPFASRVCEAFPDTFGQSDKRRTTGNPVREELFLETPRDALGGRKPRLLVLGGSLGAEPLNKLLPEALAKLPSDLRPEVFHQAGRKHDEITAERYREAAVEAQVAPFIKDMARAYAWADLVICRAGALTVSELAAAGLPSFLVPLPHAIDDHQSRNAEYLAKEGAAVLLPQHSTDAAKLADQLTEVLMQPEKLKAMGAIARRLAKPAATRTVVEICLEVAHG from the coding sequence ATGAGCGGCAACGTACTGATCATGGCCGGCGGCACCGGCGGCCACGTATTCCCCGCACTGGCGTGTGCCCGAGAGTTCCAGGCACGTGGTTTCAACGTGCATTGGCTGGGCACTCCGAAAGGCATCGAGAACGAATTGGTGCCCCAGGCCGGCCTGCCGCTGCACCTTATCCAGGTCAGTGGTCTGCGCGGCAAAGGGCTCAAATCCCTGCTCAAGGCGCCGTTCGAATTGCTCAAGTCGCTGTTCCAGGCGCGCCGCGTCGTGCGTGAGCTCAAGCCGGTCTGCGTGCTGGGCATGGGCGGTTATGTTACCGGCCCGGGTGGTCTGGCTGCGCGGCTGTCTGGCGTGCCCTTGATCATTCATGAGCAGAACGCCGTTGCCGGCACTGCCAATCGCAGCCTGGTGCCTTTTGCCAGCCGCGTATGCGAAGCCTTCCCCGATACCTTCGGCCAAAGCGACAAGCGGCGGACCACTGGCAACCCGGTGCGCGAGGAGCTGTTCCTGGAGACGCCGCGCGATGCGCTGGGCGGCCGCAAGCCGCGGCTGCTGGTGCTGGGCGGCAGCCTCGGGGCCGAACCGTTGAACAAATTGCTGCCTGAAGCCCTGGCGAAACTGCCGTCGGACCTGCGTCCGGAGGTGTTCCATCAGGCCGGCCGTAAACATGACGAGATCACCGCGGAGCGATATCGCGAAGCCGCGGTCGAAGCCCAGGTCGCGCCCTTCATCAAGGACATGGCACGTGCGTACGCCTGGGCCGATCTGGTCATCTGCCGTGCAGGCGCCCTGACCGTGAGTGAACTGGCCGCTGCCGGCCTGCCTTCGTTCCTGGTGCCGCTGCCCCATGCGATCGACGACCACCAGTCGCGCAATGCCGAATATCTGGCGAAGGAGGGCGCGGCTGTCCTTCTTCCGCAACATTCCACTGATGCGGCCAAGCTGGCCGATCAGCTGACCGAGGTCCTGATGCAGCCCGAGAAACTCAAGGCCATGGGCGCAATCGCCCGCCGTCTGGCCAAACCTGCCGCCACCCGCACTGTGGTCGAGATCTGCCTGGAGGTGGCCCATGGTTGA
- the murC gene encoding UDP-N-acetylmuramate--L-alanine ligase, whose translation MVESQKAMPQPEMRRIRRIHFVGIGGVGMCGIAEVLLNLGYRVSGSDLKTSAVTERLERFGAQIFIGHRAENAEHADVLVVSSAVNQSNPEVAVALERRIPVVPRAEMLAELMRYRHGIAVAGTHGKTTTTSLIASVFAAGGLDPTFVIGGRLNAAGTNAQLGTSRYLVAEADESDASFLHLQPMVAVVTNIDADHMSTYEGDFNKLKKTFVEFLHNLPFYGLAVLCVDDPVVREILPQVARPTVTYGFAEDADVRAINVRQEGMRTWFTVLRKDREPLDVSVNMPGNHNVLNSLATIAIASDEGISDEAIVQGLSGFQGVGRRFQVYGELDVEGGSVMLVDDYGHHPREVAAVVKAVRGGWPERRLVMVYQPHRYSRTRDLYDDFVQVLGEANVLLLMEVYPAGEEPIPGADSRQLCHSIRQRGQLDPIYIERGVDLAPLVKPLLRPGDILLCQGAGDIGALAPQLIQNPLFGGQPADAAKRKTK comes from the coding sequence ATGGTTGAGAGCCAGAAAGCCATGCCCCAGCCCGAAATGCGCCGTATCCGTCGTATCCATTTCGTCGGTATCGGCGGCGTTGGCATGTGCGGTATCGCCGAGGTGCTGCTGAACCTGGGTTATCGGGTCTCCGGCTCGGACCTGAAGACGTCGGCCGTGACCGAGCGCCTGGAGAGGTTCGGTGCACAGATCTTCATCGGTCACCGCGCTGAAAACGCCGAGCATGCCGATGTGCTGGTGGTGTCCAGCGCTGTGAACCAATCCAACCCCGAGGTCGCGGTTGCCCTGGAACGCCGTATTCCGGTGGTGCCGCGCGCCGAGATGCTGGCCGAACTGATGCGCTACCGCCACGGCATTGCCGTCGCCGGTACCCACGGCAAGACGACCACTACCAGCCTGATTGCGTCCGTATTCGCCGCGGGCGGGCTGGACCCGACGTTCGTCATTGGCGGCCGCCTTAATGCTGCCGGCACCAATGCCCAGCTGGGTACCAGCCGTTACCTGGTCGCTGAAGCGGACGAGAGCGACGCCAGCTTCCTGCACCTGCAGCCGATGGTGGCCGTGGTCACCAATATCGACGCGGACCACATGAGCACCTACGAAGGGGACTTCAACAAGCTGAAGAAGACCTTCGTGGAGTTCCTCCACAACCTGCCGTTCTATGGCCTGGCCGTGCTCTGTGTGGACGATCCGGTCGTCCGCGAGATCCTGCCTCAGGTGGCGCGCCCCACCGTGACCTACGGCTTTGCCGAAGATGCGGACGTCCGTGCCATCAATGTTCGGCAGGAAGGCATGCGCACCTGGTTCACCGTTCTGCGCAAGGACCGCGAGCCGCTGGATGTTTCGGTGAACATGCCGGGCAACCACAACGTGCTGAATTCCCTGGCCACCATCGCCATTGCTTCAGACGAAGGCATCAGCGACGAAGCCATCGTCCAGGGCCTCTCCGGCTTCCAGGGTGTCGGTCGACGCTTCCAGGTTTACGGCGAGCTGGACGTGGAAGGCGGCAGCGTGATGCTGGTAGACGACTACGGTCACCATCCGCGTGAAGTGGCCGCGGTGGTCAAGGCCGTTCGTGGCGGCTGGCCGGAGCGTCGCCTGGTCATGGTCTACCAGCCCCACCGTTACAGCCGCACCCGCGATCTTTACGACGATTTCGTACAGGTGCTGGGTGAAGCCAATGTGCTGCTGCTGATGGAGGTCTATCCGGCGGGCGAAGAACCGATCCCCGGCGCCGACAGCCGCCAGCTCTGCCATAGCATTCGTCAGCGCGGCCAACTGGACCCGATCTACATCGAACGGGGTGTCGACCTGGCCCCCCTGGTCAAGCCGCTGCTGCGTCCCGGCGACATCCTGCTCTGCCAGGGTGCCGGGGACATCGGTGCGCTGGCGCCGCAATTGATCCAGAACCCGCTGTTTGGCGGTCAGCCTGCTGATGCCGCCAAGAGGAAGACGAAATGA